The following DNA comes from Hypanus sabinus isolate sHypSab1 chromosome 15, sHypSab1.hap1, whole genome shotgun sequence.
TAATGGCATGTAAGGTATTTTAGTGCAATGCTAGGTATCATGGCAAGATTATGAAGATGTTCATCTTTAGCAACTCTGATGCTGCATTCCATTTCCCAGAATTACATTTTTCAAGTTAAGATGTGTGTCATGATTTTACAACTGGCAATAGTTGGATTATAAATACCAGGTTTTTCCTCCTTTTTACTTTATTGGAAAGTGCTAAAGGTGTTTGGTGCTAAAGCTTGAAGTATTCTGATGGCCTACCAGTGTTGTTAATATCTAACTTCTGATTCACAGAGAAGCCCACCTTTTATTCTTAAGTGAAGAAGAAAAATCTTCTTTGAACACGTTTAGAAAACCTGATGAACGACATTGCATCAATCTTTTGAATAAGCTCTCCCAGAGTGATATCAACACTGTTTATCGTTTAGGTGTGTTTTCTTCCAACCTTATATTTTTGTGCTTAACATTCAGTCATTAACTCAATCAATCACTTTCTCTCTGTTCCAAATGTGCGATTTATTTTGTGTCTGGGCACTCTTGGTTTTTAATCCTGTGTGGTGCACAGGGGATTAAAAGGCAATATGTTTTAAGAATGGAGCATCTTAAAGAGCAGATGTTAGAAATGACCTGAAGATTTGACCCTTCAAAAGTGAGGTAAATGGTGTTCCTCATTGCAGTCACATTGATTAATGTGCTTGGGCTTTTTGTGTGGGAAGTTATCCCCACAAAACTGAAGTGTTTGAGAGTGAGTCTTGGGATTTGATGTCCTGGTTACCTGGGTAAAATGAAAGCAGGAAGCAAATGAGGAGGACTCAGTTCCTGTTTCAGGCTTTCGATTTCAATGTGTGTTTCTTTAGTGTTAAAAATCAGTCCAGTAATTGTAAATAGGCTGCATGATGATTGGGTTCATAGCCATAACTCTCCTCCAAGTCAAAATACTGTGTTCAAAGTTGGACTTCAAAGTATTATATACAAAATCAAAGTTGTCAGTCGACTACAGTACAGAAGCTACCATTGGCAGTCTAGCTAGATCCAGTGTAAACAGAAAATAGAATAATAAGTCCAACTGTAATCTTACATCAGAACCAGTAGAAATTAGAGAATGTCTCGTTACACTGAATTTGGCTAGCCTGCTAATGGCATCTCGTGTACTATATTCTACTTAACCTATCAATGTATATGATCAACAATGTGCATTTAGCTCTCAGGATCTCTATAGAATTGAAGAAATGTTATGCACAAACAAGAATGTAAATCTATACCCCATGATTAGAGATTACTGCTCAGTGCGGAGTTAGCTGGCAGTGCTTGTACTGTAAGGATGAACCCCTGGTTGGATTCCAAAAGGACAGCACGGGCTTTCACAGATTTCTCAGCTCTCTAACTGCAGGCCTGTGCCACATTAAAACAGTCCCATTGTAAAGGGGAAGGAGCCAAATTTATTGGCGTgttaaaatgcatttattatttttatatactCCATTGTGCTTTTAAATGTCAAGGACCAACACAAGCATTCAAGTTCAGTGATATTTTGACAGCTGCTGAAGCCTTACCAGTTGTCAAAACCATCCTGAGTCTGGCTGGCTTCAGTGCAGGATAAGACCCTAATGCTATATCATAACACCGTGCTGACATTGGCCTCCCAGGAGAACACTCCTCAGGAGGTTGCTGCAATAGATGTAGTACAGTGAGCTGGAGGTCCTGGGCAACAGGAGAGTTGTCACAAGGTCAAATGCTGAGCCTGGTGAGTACAAGAATTAGTAAATTCCCTGATTTAACCAGGTTATATGTTGTTGCCTGTGTTATCACTTGATTAATATATACAGCATATGTGAATAATTTCCAGATTTAGAATGTTAACAAGAATGAAACTGAAGGGGTTCTTGTAGACTCATCTTTCTTCAATCAATGGACATGTTACAATTATTAAAATTTGAATAACAAATTAAGCTAACTTACAAATTGTTGGGAATTATCTGCCATCAGCAGAAATGTACCTCATTTCTCTAGTGAATATCACAAATTAAGGTTAATATCACTGTGACTATGTGCTGTGTGTACTTAGTGCAACCACCAAGAGCCCTTTCTTTTCTTGCATGCTTTGATGAAATTGTGAATATTTCTGAATTACTAATTCTTCATTTTTTTTCACATTTTCTTAGGGGAATTATTTCCTTCCACGTTTGATCAACGTCACCTATCTAACCCAGTGGGACATCTTCACGACAATGTTCCAGATAAGAGCCCTTCTTACCATAAGGAATTAGAACAAGTCGTTCCAGATATGGATCAACCCAAGCATCCAAGATTTTATATAGATCTTAATCTTGAAGATATGAGTGATCCTGAAGTGTTTGATCCAATGCTGAAATTTCTAAACCAAGAGGAATACATTCCACGTTTCAAGCATTTCTATGACTTGAATTTTTCCTTCATAGGCTCCATCTTGTATGGGGTAACTGAAGAGAAGGAAGTTTTACAGTATTTAGAAAAGGCAAGGGAGATGGCCAAAATGTACAACAAACATTGGGCATACTGCAGAATCTGTTTCCTGTTGGGAAGACTTTGTGCTAAACGACTCAGATTCTCGCAGGCCAGAGTGTATTTTGAAGAAGCAATGACTCTGGTTCAAGGGACCTTTTCTGACTTGTATCTGTTGACTGCTTTATATGTGAACTTGGCGTCTGTGTATTTGAAgctaaaaatgaaagaaaaatctcACACTCTTGTGGAAAAGGCTGCAACGCTTCTCATGTGCATTCCATCTCATGTTTACTGTTCAGAGAATGAGTTAGAGATACTTTACATTCTCCTTAAAAGAGCAATGATTACCAATGATTATTACCTGGAGGCACGTACCTGTTTTCTAATAGCAAAGCTTCTTCTGGAAAGCAGAAAGTCTGAAGAAGCATTAGCATTTGCTGAACATTTACAGTTCCTTTCAAACAGTTTCAGTTCACGAGGTAACATTGTCTCAATAGATGTGCATTTGATTTTAAGTTGCATATACAACAAAAAATGCTTATCACAGCTTGCCCTAGCAGCTTTAAGATTTGCTCAGTCTGGCTCAAGTTCCACATTGTTTGGTTCTTTGCAGAAAGCTGATTTTCTTATTGAAACAATTGTAAACTCTAGTACTCAAGGAATTTGTACTGGAGAAATCCCTCCACAGGCTGCACTTTATCTTCAAGAAGCTCTGGATGTTGCATCAAGCAATAGCAATGTAAACAGCCTAAGGGATTTGAACTTtgcattggcaaatttatacCAGCAACATAAGTTATATAAAAAGGCAATTAATTACATGACAAAATCTGCAGAAGTAGCAAGCTgcatcaatgatggaggaacttTCAAAGCTCGTCTTTCCCTTGCTTGGCTATATATTCTAAATAATCAGTCAACTATGGCATCAGAAATATTGAATTCCCTTTTAGAATCATCACTTAAGATGCATGACCCTATACAACAGGGAGTTGTTTATAACATGCTGGCACTTTCTCTACGAAAGCACACCAGGCTAAAAGAAGCTGTGGAACACTGCCATAGTGCAATAATAACTGCTGAAGAAAGTGGCATAAAATGTAACCAAGCCATTGCTCATGCTAACTTTGGATCTCTAATTCTGCATTGTAAATTTCTTGCATTGCCCGGATGCTATCTCAGGAAATCTTTAAATCTGTATTTTCAAACGCAAGACTGCTGCTTGGAAGTGGGTTATGTGCAAGTTCTGCTGAGCCTGGGACAATACTACATAGAGAGAGGCTTGAGAAATGAAGGGAGACTGCATTGTGAGCTAGCACTTCTCACTGCCATGAAAACCAATAATGTTCATTGTAAGTTTATCTTTTTTGAACTTTGTGCTGTGTTTTGGAATTGTGCATCTGGAATTTGCTCTTATAATGTTGAGAATTGAGTTTATTTTAAAGAAGATTTACGGTGTGCAGTAATCTGTTTCAAGCTGCTACTTTCACATGCTTTGAGTGAAGATTAAAGCAGAAGGTGGTTAAGTAGGATTTCGAATATTCTATTGTACTTTCAGGTATGAATAGCTATGAGACCCAGACAGGAACATGGGCTTGAGAGACAGGATCATCCACAATCTTGTATGAATGGTTGAAAAACAAACAgaatatcagaattaggtttattatcactgacatgttgtcaggtttgttgttttgtggcaagacttaaaaattactacaagttacaataaatTGTTAGTCCAAAAGAACtgttgttcatggattcatggccACTAAGTCTCATACAATCTCTATTTCTTAACATTTTGGTCTTTCTCAAGCATATGAGGATTGACCTGGATAACACAAAACATAGGGAGATGTTACCACCCAGGACTGGGCAACATAGATCTATATTGGTAGCAAACTATCTACAGGCTCTGGACCATTCAAAGCACATTGCAGTCAGATACATAATGTGAAAGAGAAAGAAGATCACataagtaattaaagaaaaatacGAGCAGTTTAAGGTTACCTTGGATAGCTAGGTGTTGGAAAATAGATAGACTTGAAGCAGAGGACTAATGAAAGAAAACAAGTTATAATGGATAACAATTAGAATACCAGAAACTGAGGGGAAAAAGTTGATAATTGAAAGAAGTACAGGAATTTATTCCGGAACAAGCTCAGGAAGCTGCTATCCAGCATGTCCTAGAAATAACATAGTTAGAATGTGCCTTAATCTGTTTTGATGCAAGTGATATTTTTGTTTATCGAACTACTTTGAAACACAACTCTTTAATGGTTTAATAAAGGACTCTTAATAATGCAGAAAAAGTGTTGCTGAGTTATATAAAGCTTCAAGCTTATACAAGTTATTTTCCTTCATCTCTACCATGTTATGTTCTAACTTTCTTCAAATATTTCCTTAGAGCAAGACCTGTTATTACTGTTTAAGCTACCTTCCTTGTTCTCACATGAATGCATTTTTTATTTAGACCAAATCCAGGCTATTGAACAACTCTGCAGCTTCTATGAAAAGATTTTACATGATAAATTGCAATGTATTGTATATTATGAACACTGGTTGCTGCTCGCTCGTAAATTAAAAGACAAGGAACAGGAGATGAAAACATTGACCATTCTAAGTCATCTTTGCTTTTTGTTCAACACAGAAAGGTAAGTCAAATGACTTAGAAGTCAATTATATCAATATCAAATAGACCAAGAACTCACGTGATCACAATTTACCAATCCAAAGGCAATCTCCATTATTATGCTGCTTGTCATCTTTTCATTGTATATGATCATATTTAACTTGTTGGAAATAAATTGTAAAATAGTTTTAATAACAAAAAGAATATGTTGATAAAACTTGTCATCTGTGAAGAAACAGATCTAACTTTTCAGATAATAAGCTTGTATTTTTAAAGATTCTATTAATTTGGAATTAATTTAGGCTATTTCATTATCTGTAATTAAAGAAAATTAAGATCTGTTGGCAGATAAAGGTTGTTGAAGTCCTGTCTTCTGCTCAATACAGCACAGGCCAGCGATCACCTATATTGCTTGTTTGTAATTCTCAGGGAGTTCACAGTTACAACACTACCTGCTGCAGTTTTGACACCTTCTGGCTTGGAGATCTGCCTGCTGAGTCTGTGCCAGCTTGTACCTGCCTCAAGTACAACAGCCGCACTGAAATGAATTACAGTATACGACTGCAAGAGAAACTTTACCTTAAACTGAGTGTGAGATATCTATTTCTTAAAAAAGGCCCAGCAGGTTCTAATAGATTCTAAATAATAGTGATTATGAAAGAGATTAATAAACATGAAATAACTGGCAGCTTTTACACTGCCTGAGCAGAAAGTTAAATTCTCACTTAGTCATTCTGAAAGAGCAACTGGTGCTAAGGTTGAGTATGGCTCACATTGGCCAATGCAGGAAGGAACAGCATGATCCAAGGCAACAGAAAATTTGCCTTTCGTAGATCTGGTTTATCTTGCATCTTGCCTTCAATGATAACTGAAATATTGCAAGTAAAATAATTTCAAACATTAGCTCCTACAGATCATCTCTAAGCTACACCAAGCAGAACCTGAAGAATTTTATTGATCTCGGAATGCAAAGCAAGGAGGCTGAAGCCTGGCTGATGGCTGGTAAAACCTACTACATGATGGAACAAGATGAACTTGTTGAACTATACTTACAGGTAATAGTTGCTTTCAGTTAACAATGTTAGTACACAGATCAATGTGTCCACACTAAGATCAAAAAACTGTAGTACGCTCCTCCAGGCAAGACCCACACACATTGTGATGTCCCAGCTTTGCTGAAATCTGACACTGAAGTTGCCACCTGAGTCTCCGTTAACTCTTCAAGGATTTGATGTGCAGTTTGGTATGCTGCCAGGGAGTTGTATGTGTTAGGTTATTTTTGACTTAGCACCCACAAACATAATCTGACATAGCTTTTGCAAGCCTATTGAAGCTACAATTTCTCAAAAACTGGCTGAAGCATGCAGTTTATAGGATTCCAAAATTCCTATGTTTAAAATTTAAGCCAGGAGAGACCGGTGCTTCAAAATCCTTCGTCTGCAATGGAGCTGATTACATTACTAGGTGAAAAGAATAGAAAATATTCCAATGCATATATATCCCATTAATGCCAGACAAAGGTGAAAATTGAATCCATTAAATCTGAAGATTTCTCCTCTTAAAGATGTACTAATGCACTTGCTGTTAGTGACTTAGGTCTTCAGTTAGGCTTTTACTTGTCTAATGTTATGAGCCAGCTGAAAGAAATACATCTTCATTAATTGATTTATTCTTGTGGCTCTGACCAATTTCAAATTCATAACCTGTAGTATTTTATCAATTTGTATTTTTGATGATTCTTATGAATCAATAAGGCTGCTGTACAGACGGCTCAGAGAATAAAGAATACGCACTTTACCATGAAAATAAATGAAGAGGCTGGAGATGTGTTTTACAATggacccagagagagagagaaagcagtgaAATTTTATAGGGTAAGTGCATGAAAATATTTGAATATTATAACAACAAATATGGCTCCCCATTGCTGAGCTACTGCTGCATATGGAGAGATGGGGGACAGGTCAGTGGGAGGTTCTCATTAGCATGGGACAGGCAAAATAAGCACCACTTCTTGCTCCGTGCCATTGTAAACAATAGCTTTGTTTTAAGGGGCAGAAGAATGGATTATCCAAACCCTTTGACCTATCCTTGATAATTACCCAGCAAACCAGTGAGCAGGGGATGATCTGAATCACTTAATTTTAGCATTAGTTCCTTCGAGTGTCTATGGCATTTTCTTGCTTTGGGCTCCACCAGATTTTCTTTCATGGAGTACTTACCTGTTACATATTTAGAGCCaaagagcactacagcatagaaacaggcccttcagctcctTTATTCTGTGCTaatttatatttcaggtataAAATATTGCTATTCAAATAAGCTATTTTACCTTGCTACTTATAACAGATGATTGTGCCTGGACGTAACTTGACGTCCCCAACAATGATTTGAAATATGttgggatggactgtttcttATTTGGAAATGGCATCATGTAGCATCTCAGGTGCTAGATAATAGTTGGCctctggtggtatgtaaactgtggaTGATGGAGCAGAACTCCCTAGGTAAAAAGGTTTAAAAAAGGAAATTCTGCTATTAAATGATGGTCAAAACATCCATGATGGCGAAACTTCTGAACATGTACACAATTCTTTACAACTGGAGATATTTGTATCATCCACGTCAGTTTTGGGTCTCTTTGTTTAAAATATCTGAGAAAATATGTTTTGCTACAAAAAAAGATTTGCTCAGTAAGTTTGTACAGGTATACCTTTAACCTCGCTTGACTTGAATTTCTGAATTATTCCATAGGATGGGGCAGTACCCCTGGCCAGAATGACAAATGATTTTGACGTGGAGCTCAGACTCTTCAACAAACTAGCTGAACTTAGTATATCACTGAACAATCTAGAACGAGCCCTAGAATACGCGATTGCAGCTGTAAGACTCAGTATAAACACTGGTGAGTCATTTCTCATTTGTTAAGAATATGCTAAAGAAAAAGTTAATTTCCTTCTTTTATGCCTCATTTATATTTAAGTAATTAATCAAAATTGCTACTTTTGTGTTTCATAAATTGAATCTAACTATCATTAGGCACATAGCCTGATGTAATACCATAATACTTCTTCCTTGATTTGTTGGTCTACTAAAACTTTGAAATGAATAGTAGAGTCAAAGGTACTTCATATATGTTGGGGTATCCATTATTATGAAGTACGCAGACTGGCAGCACCCATCAACCAGACTGTGTAGGTGTTGTATAAGCAATAACCTGGAATTAATCTAAATTGTTGCCAATGACTGCCTTTGTTATGGACGGATGTAAATTGTACATCGGTATCAGCAGTGATAGTGGTCGATCCCATTGTTGTATTATATGGACACCACAGTACAGTACTGGTAATTGGTTCATCAAGGAAAATTTCAGCTGCTCATGAAGATTTTCAGTTATTGAATGTTGGACTTTTTTGGAATTTATACTATGTCATCCGCACTACAGCAGTTAATAATGTTCTGTTTCTGGCTAAGAAGCTGTGCGAATCACATTTTGGGTACAAGAATAATTCATGCTCCTAAGTGCTTGGTTGAGACAAAATATGCAGGATCTGGAAGTTAACGCATTTCATTCTgggaaaataaaattgattttCAGTTGTTTAATTCTGGGgacagttgttttttttaaagaaagaagGAGCTTAAGTACTCAAATTCCTGGGCAGCATAATTTCAGAAAACAATTTTCCTCTTTGGAGTTTCAAGGCCACCCTCCCTTTCTGAAGGGGTTGTGTTCTAATCCTTGTTATTTTGGGCAGGGAGAGACAGAATCTTGATATGTAGATGATTATCAAAACTGACATGGATAAGAGGTACATTGGCAGACATACACTTGAGCCAAAAATAATTCTAAAACTTAGCATGATTGGAATCCTatttccaaagtctttcaaatcTGGCTGCAGGACTTATAGTTCAT
Coding sequences within:
- the sh3tc2 gene encoding SH3 domain and tetratricopeptide repeat-containing protein 2 isoform X4 is translated as MEPKTVDVTLSYSVIRQKSGLVDHELQEATRRRLCILESETKDVRVLFNELSSRLISVHAEKDLFVLTFKTVEEIWKFTTYLSLGFVGRCLENLLLDQRFWLNVSLVEDVRIQVEVNEAHFSLMYLDLLLQEGHFFTRALSNIPKSEEQDLHICKEDLIKVKDIGDDSNWEATALSTNEKGLVPVSAPQALLYPFYQWFLKTRAENFGGYEKCKHQFPHSIGTGTCIATVDYKACEVDELCFSEGEKIQIIGFLLSNLKWFLGKSFSTGDTGFVPVKHMRPEQFKPLEAHLLFLSEEEKSSLNTFRKPDERHCINLLNKLSQSDINTVYRLGELFPSTFDQRHLSNPVGHLHDNVPDKSPSYHKELEQVVPDMDQPKHPRFYIDLNLEDMSDPEVFDPMLKFLNQEEYIPRFKHFYDLNFSFIGSILYGVTEEKEVLQYLEKAREMAKMYNKHWAYCRICFLLGRLCAKRLRFSQARVYFEEAMTLVQGTFSDLYLLTALYVNLASVYLKLKMKEKSHTLVEKAATLLMCIPSHVYCSENELEILYILLKRAMITNDYYLEARTCFLIAKLLLESRKSEEALAFAEHLQFLSNSFSSRGNIVSIDVHLILSCIYNKKCLSQLALAALRFAQSGSSSTLFGSLQKADFLIETIVNSSTQGICTGEIPPQAALYLQEALDVASSNSNVNSLRDLNFALANLYQQHKLYKKAINYMTKSAEVASCINDGGTFKARLSLAWLYILNNQSTMASEILNSLLESSLKMHDPIQQGVVYNMLALSLRKHTRLKEAVEHCHSAIITAEESGIKCNQAIAHANFGSLILHCKFLALPGCYLRKSLNLYFQTQDCCLEVGYVQVLLSLGQYYIERGLRNEGRLHCELALLTAMKTNNVHYQIQAIEQLCSFYEKILHDKLQCIVYYEHWLLLARKLKDKEQEMKTLTILSHLCFLFNTESSYRSSLSYTKQNLKNFIDLGMQSKEAEAWLMAGKTYYMMEQDELVELYLQAAVQTAQRIKNTHFTMKINEEAGDVFYNGPREREKAVKFYRDGAVPLARMTNDFDVELRLFNKLAELSISLNNLERALEYAIAAVRLSINTGDQLKERVAFYRLATVYYLYQQYEMAENYYLKALSLSSHLLQSPKEAKFYLKTYFRLGDITLHKLKDPHDAAGYFQMAFAAAIELGRNEDLFNICTKLANIYKNYIVNEDLCSQFVEKAKALSNKLHKTKQSSSSN
- the sh3tc2 gene encoding SH3 domain and tetratricopeptide repeat-containing protein 2 isoform X1 — its product is MPLMQKIDGQALHGHKSAGIANKKQCSLDVNSAEEEKRTKGFNNSLEPLPGTARYTDPLRDGMLNCNTQFSCTRVEEETGSEFFSSRLAGIEESSTNTTTAVSTEKESPFLSLNSSGYWSDLQNQSVETDGESTHGDKMAVGKWEHRSELQSPDQDTSCEEHLLGPAVRLEFPKDVTLSYSVIRQKSGLVDHELQEATRRRLCILESETKDVRVLFNELSSRLISVHAEKDLFVLTFKTVEEIWKFTTYLSLGFVGRCLENLLLDQRFWLNVSLVEDVRIQVEVNEAHFSLMYLDLLLQEGHFFTRALSNIPKSEEQDLHICKEDLIKVKDIGDDSNWEATALSTNEKGLVPVSAPQALLYPFYQWFLKTRAENFGGYEKCKHQFPHSIGTGTCIATVDYKACEVDELCFSEGEKIQIIGFLLSNLKWFLGKSFSTGDTGFVPVKHMRPEQFKPLEAHLLFLSEEEKSSLNTFRKPDERHCINLLNKLSQSDINTVYRLGELFPSTFDQRHLSNPVGHLHDNVPDKSPSYHKELEQVVPDMDQPKHPRFYIDLNLEDMSDPEVFDPMLKFLNQEEYIPRFKHFYDLNFSFIGSILYGVTEEKEVLQYLEKAREMAKMYNKHWAYCRICFLLGRLCAKRLRFSQARVYFEEAMTLVQGTFSDLYLLTALYVNLASVYLKLKMKEKSHTLVEKAATLLMCIPSHVYCSENELEILYILLKRAMITNDYYLEARTCFLIAKLLLESRKSEEALAFAEHLQFLSNSFSSRGNIVSIDVHLILSCIYNKKCLSQLALAALRFAQSGSSSTLFGSLQKADFLIETIVNSSTQGICTGEIPPQAALYLQEALDVASSNSNVNSLRDLNFALANLYQQHKLYKKAINYMTKSAEVASCINDGGTFKARLSLAWLYILNNQSTMASEILNSLLESSLKMHDPIQQGVVYNMLALSLRKHTRLKEAVEHCHSAIITAEESGIKCNQAIAHANFGSLILHCKFLALPGCYLRKSLNLYFQTQDCCLEVGYVQVLLSLGQYYIERGLRNEGRLHCELALLTAMKTNNVHYQIQAIEQLCSFYEKILHDKLQCIVYYEHWLLLARKLKDKEQEMKTLTILSHLCFLFNTESSYRSSLSYTKQNLKNFIDLGMQSKEAEAWLMAGKTYYMMEQDELVELYLQAAVQTAQRIKNTHFTMKINEEAGDVFYNGPREREKAVKFYRDGAVPLARMTNDFDVELRLFNKLAELSISLNNLERALEYAIAAVRLSINTGDQLKERVAFYRLATVYYLYQQYEMAENYYLKALSLSSHLLQSPKEAKFYLKTYFRLGDITLHKLKDPHDAAGYFQMAFAAAIELGRNEDLFNICTKLANIYKNYIVNEDLCSQFVEKAKALSNKLHKTKQSSSSN
- the sh3tc2 gene encoding SH3 domain and tetratricopeptide repeat-containing protein 2 isoform X3, with the translated sequence MAVGKWEHRSELQSPDQDTSCEEHLLGPAVRLEFPKDVTLSYSVIRQKSGLVDHELQEATRRRLCILESETKDVRVLFNELSSRLISVHAEKDLFVLTFKTVEEIWKFTTYLSLGFVGRCLENLLLDQRFWLNVSLVEDVRIQVEVNEAHFSLMYLDLLLQEGHFFTRALSNIPKSEEQDLHICKEDLIKVKDIGDDSNWEATALSTNEKGLVPVSAPQALLYPFYQWFLKTRAENFGGYEKCKHQFPHSIGTGTCIATVDYKACEVDELCFSEGEKIQIIGFLLSNLKWFLGKSFSTGDTGFVPVKHMRPEQFKPLEAHLLFLSEEEKSSLNTFRKPDERHCINLLNKLSQSDINTVYRLGELFPSTFDQRHLSNPVGHLHDNVPDKSPSYHKELEQVVPDMDQPKHPRFYIDLNLEDMSDPEVFDPMLKFLNQEEYIPRFKHFYDLNFSFIGSILYGVTEEKEVLQYLEKAREMAKMYNKHWAYCRICFLLGRLCAKRLRFSQARVYFEEAMTLVQGTFSDLYLLTALYVNLASVYLKLKMKEKSHTLVEKAATLLMCIPSHVYCSENELEILYILLKRAMITNDYYLEARTCFLIAKLLLESRKSEEALAFAEHLQFLSNSFSSRGNIVSIDVHLILSCIYNKKCLSQLALAALRFAQSGSSSTLFGSLQKADFLIETIVNSSTQGICTGEIPPQAALYLQEALDVASSNSNVNSLRDLNFALANLYQQHKLYKKAINYMTKSAEVASCINDGGTFKARLSLAWLYILNNQSTMASEILNSLLESSLKMHDPIQQGVVYNMLALSLRKHTRLKEAVEHCHSAIITAEESGIKCNQAIAHANFGSLILHCKFLALPGCYLRKSLNLYFQTQDCCLEVGYVQVLLSLGQYYIERGLRNEGRLHCELALLTAMKTNNVHYQIQAIEQLCSFYEKILHDKLQCIVYYEHWLLLARKLKDKEQEMKTLTILSHLCFLFNTESSYRSSLSYTKQNLKNFIDLGMQSKEAEAWLMAGKTYYMMEQDELVELYLQAAVQTAQRIKNTHFTMKINEEAGDVFYNGPREREKAVKFYRDGAVPLARMTNDFDVELRLFNKLAELSISLNNLERALEYAIAAVRLSINTGDQLKERVAFYRLATVYYLYQQYEMAENYYLKALSLSSHLLQSPKEAKFYLKTYFRLGDITLHKLKDPHDAAGYFQMAFAAAIELGRNEDLFNICTKLANIYKNYIVNEDLCSQFVEKAKALSNKLHKTKQSSSSN
- the sh3tc2 gene encoding SH3 domain and tetratricopeptide repeat-containing protein 2 isoform X2 → MPLMQKIDGQALHGHKSAGIANKKQCSLDVNSAEEEKRTKGFNNSLEPLPGTARYTDPLRDGMLNCNTQFSCTRVEEETGSEFFSSRLAGIEESSTNTTTAVSTEKESPFLSLNSSGYWSDLQNQSVETDGESTHGDKMAVGKWEHRSELQSPDQDTSCEEHLLGPAVRLEFPKDVTLSYSVIRQKSGLVDHELQEATRRRLCILESETKDVRVLFNELSSRLISVHAEKDLFVLTFKTVEEIWKFTTYLSLGFVGRCLENLLLDQRFWLNVSLVEDVRIQVEVNEAHFSLMYLDLLLQEGHFFTRALSNIPKSEEQDLHICKEDLIKVKDIGDDSNWEATALSTNEKGLVPVSAPQALLYPFYQWFLKTRAENFGGYEKCKHQFPHSIGTGTCIATVDYKACEVDELCFSEGEKIQIIGFLLSNLKWFLGKSFSTGDTGFVPVKHMRPEQFKPLEAHLLFLSEEEKSSLNTFRKPDERHCINLLNKLSQSDINTVYRLGELFPSTFDQRHLSNPVGHLHDNVPDKSPSYHKELEQVVPDMDQPKHPRFYIDLNLEDMSDPEVFDPMLKFLNQEEYIPRFKHFYDLNFSFIGSILYGVTEEKEVLQYLEKAREMAKMYNKHWAYCRICFLLGRLCAKRLRFSQARVYFEEAMTLVQGTFSDLYLLTALYVNLASVYLKLKMKEKSHTLVEKAATLLMCIPSHVYCSENELEILYILLKRAMITNDYYLEARTCFLIAKLLLESRKSEEALAFAEHLQFLSNSFSSRGNIVSIDVHLILSCIYNKKCLSQLALAALRFAQSGSSSTLFGSLQKADFLIETIVNSSTQGICTGEIPPQAALYLQEALDVASSNSNVNSLRDLNFALANLYQQHKLYKKAINYMTKSAEVASCINDGGTFKARLSLAWLYILNNQSTMASEILNSLLESSLKMHDPIQQGVVYNMLALSLRKHTRLKEAVEHCHSAIITAEESGIKCNQAIAHANFGSLILHCKFLALPGCYLRKSLNLYFQTQDCCLEVGYVQVLLSLGQYYIERGLRNEGRLHCELALLTAMKTNNVHYQIQAIEQLCSFYEKILHDKLQCIVYYEHWLLLARKLKDKEQEMKTLTILSHLCFLFNTESSYRSSLSYTKQNLKNFIDLGMQSKEAEAWLMAGKTYYMMEQDELVELYLQAAVQTAQRIKNTHFTMKINEEAGDVFYNGPREREKAVKFYRDGAVPLARMTNDFDVELRLFNKLAELSISLNNLERALEYAIAAVRLSINTV